One candidate division WOR-3 bacterium DNA window includes the following coding sequences:
- the recR gene encoding recombination mediator RecR — protein MGLMDELIEKLQWLPGIGKKSAQRLAFFLQKMEVSRVKELTDAILRARLELKECSICHNLGETDPCEICSAPNRNKEIICVVEQPSDVMVIEKMGEYKGLYHILHGVISPIDSIGPEDLRISSLIARIKNQKINEVIIATNPTTEGDVTAIYIAKLLKPLNIKVTRIARGLPTGSDLGLADATTILRAFEGRSEL, from the coding sequence ATGGGTTTGATGGATGAATTGATTGAAAAGCTCCAGTGGTTGCCTGGTATCGGCAAAAAATCTGCCCAGCGTCTGGCTTTTTTTCTACAGAAAATGGAAGTATCACGGGTAAAAGAATTAACGGATGCGATATTGCGAGCAAGACTGGAACTGAAGGAGTGCTCCATCTGTCACAATCTGGGTGAAACCGATCCCTGCGAAATCTGTTCGGCACCCAATCGTAACAAAGAAATCATCTGTGTTGTAGAACAACCCTCGGATGTGATGGTCATCGAAAAGATGGGCGAATACAAGGGTCTATACCATATCCTCCATGGCGTGATATCGCCGATAGATAGTATTGGACCCGAAGATTTGAGAATCAGTAGTCTCATAGCCAGGATAAAAAATCAAAAAATTAATGAAGTGATAATTGCCACCAATCCTACAACCGAAGGCGATGTCACCGCAATTTATATTGCGAAATTATTGAAACCTTTAAATATCAAGGTCACCCGAATTGCCCGAGGATTACCGACAGGGAGTGATTTAGGACTCGCAGATGCCACCACCATCCTCCGGGCATTTGAAGGTCGGAGCGAATTGTAG
- a CDS encoding T9SS type A sorting domain-containing protein has product MTNIIQTRVQISILGSDIYLKKIKNDGTDLWFKLKDYGHSEWGEFVTEICNGFAIVGCQLGPDQGQLLLVITDALGNDTIIWSYGPTSQFDCGYCVQQFYDYESGRYGLIITGRVYNSQNSSPDIWLIKTLEDGTLIWEKKFGGPDWDEGRYVINAQPDRGYLICGTYAFDHMYLIKTDASGNFQWSKLLRPPQYSGAHGYAVKQTSDGGYIAVGKAMGTIGYQDIYVVKLNRTGDVEWQKIIDHGIGHNDYGYGVDIIKENEYIIAGTTFSPGPPWADVYLVKLGHMLNDTNDPLSLAYNGNRHLVREPNTEKLHLVYTRMDSVIYQYSSDGGTSWTTPLAIGKGKFPAITLSSDNLPSVTWTDEIGGLWYRRQIAPGQWGEIYHPSNPVGPYDPFLNSPPSIAVVPGNPDEVHILITRTGRVQMNGVAHTVDDYSFPITNPENGEYHPIDVGTGGMYPPIRLSPSIARSSLDNSLHAVWLRQDTVCYATKNIGQPWQNWGDVFDPEGHQSAHPFVECYGDMVYVVWEHKQTPSAPEDVWKGQRRLSDPNFPYWDNLSRTPNTPSRYPVNASGLFTVFQDSPYPPINGPEIYYKVHPEDDPFNISQTTVSSLFPQSVARITGSLFYLYTAWQDGAASPYEIRFKKLSYIPPELPAYLTSVNGNEVPSSYLVQRDTFYSDWQIPVDIGSQKITYRFPLEPGYRYKIKVVAYHQLSGQWREWVKIDNGPKHQIKYNPFKPETLEFWVPTAFYQDGTIDVVFDRISGSFATAGPIYIYRYEYEEGEGGGPMAQESHTLNNPGLAIFPNPFRDKLNIRYTISDVGQGFSLAIKIYDVTGRLIKQYNNPSERIIWNGRDEYGRKVAPGVYFLRIENTGSNQSYCQKILKLE; this is encoded by the coding sequence ATGACGAATATAATCCAAACAAGGGTTCAGATATCTATCTTAGGTTCAGATATCTATCTTAAAAAGATAAAAAATGACGGCACTGATTTGTGGTTCAAATTGAAAGATTACGGGCATAGTGAATGGGGTGAGTTTGTCACCGAAATTTGTAATGGATTTGCAATTGTTGGATGTCAGCTGGGTCCTGACCAGGGTCAACTTCTCCTTGTAATAACAGATGCGCTGGGAAATGATACAATAATCTGGTCATACGGCCCAACTAGTCAATTTGACTGTGGTTATTGTGTTCAACAATTCTATGACTATGAATCTGGGCGCTACGGCTTGATTATTACTGGAAGGGTGTACAACTCGCAAAATAGTAGCCCCGACATTTGGCTTATCAAAACCCTTGAAGATGGAACTCTAATATGGGAAAAGAAGTTTGGCGGCCCGGATTGGGATGAAGGTAGATATGTTATCAACGCTCAGCCTGATAGAGGATATCTTATCTGCGGAACATATGCTTTTGATCATATGTACTTAATTAAGACTGATGCATCAGGGAATTTCCAATGGTCCAAATTATTACGTCCCCCACAATATTCTGGAGCCCATGGATATGCTGTTAAACAGACTTCTGATGGTGGCTATATTGCTGTAGGTAAGGCAATGGGGACCATTGGATATCAGGATATTTATGTCGTCAAACTAAATAGAACCGGGGATGTTGAATGGCAGAAAATAATTGATCATGGGATTGGTCATAATGACTACGGATATGGAGTTGATATTATTAAAGAAAATGAGTATATAATCGCTGGTACAACATTTTCTCCGGGGCCGCCCTGGGCTGATGTCTACCTTGTTAAACTTGGACATATGCTCAATGATACCAATGACCCATTATCTCTTGCTTATAATGGCAATCGCCATTTAGTCCGTGAGCCGAATACTGAAAAATTACATCTGGTTTATACAAGAATGGATTCGGTCATTTATCAGTATTCTTCTGATGGTGGAACCAGTTGGACTACACCCCTTGCCATTGGCAAAGGCAAGTTCCCGGCAATTACATTGAGTTCAGATAATCTACCTTCAGTCACCTGGACCGATGAAATCGGTGGTTTATGGTATCGGCGTCAGATTGCACCCGGTCAATGGGGCGAGATTTATCACCCTTCTAATCCCGTCGGTCCTTATGACCCATTCTTGAACTCTCCACCATCAATCGCTGTTGTTCCGGGAAATCCCGATGAAGTTCACATCCTTATTACTCGCACCGGAAGGGTTCAAATGAATGGAGTTGCCCATACAGTAGATGATTATTCATTCCCGATAACTAATCCTGAGAATGGAGAATATCATCCGATAGATGTCGGCACCGGTGGAATGTATCCACCGATTCGGCTCTCTCCTTCCATTGCCCGTTCAAGTCTTGACAATTCCCTCCATGCGGTCTGGCTGCGTCAGGACACGGTCTGCTATGCAACAAAAAATATCGGACAACCCTGGCAAAACTGGGGTGATGTATTTGATCCAGAAGGGCATCAATCCGCCCATCCCTTTGTTGAGTGCTATGGTGATATGGTCTATGTGGTCTGGGAACATAAACAGACACCAAGTGCGCCAGAAGATGTGTGGAAAGGACAGCGACGCCTATCTGACCCTAATTTTCCATATTGGGACAACCTCAGCCGAACACCAAATACCCCATCCCGTTATCCTGTTAATGCCTCGGGTCTATTCACAGTCTTTCAGGATAGTCCATATCCACCAATCAATGGACCCGAAATCTATTACAAAGTCCATCCTGAAGATGACCCCTTTAATATCAGTCAGACAACTGTAAGTTCCCTCTTCCCACAATCAGTAGCAAGAATCACTGGTTCACTGTTCTATCTCTACACAGCCTGGCAGGATGGTGCTGCCTCACCTTATGAAATCCGATTTAAGAAACTATCATATATCCCACCTGAATTGCCTGCCTATCTCACTTCAGTTAACGGTAATGAGGTTCCTTCTTCCTACCTCGTGCAGCGTGATACTTTCTATTCCGACTGGCAAATTCCTGTTGATATAGGTTCTCAGAAAATCACCTACCGATTCCCGCTTGAGCCCGGTTATCGCTATAAAATCAAGGTCGTTGCCTATCACCAATTATCAGGTCAATGGCGTGAATGGGTAAAGATTGATAATGGTCCAAAGCATCAAATCAAATACAATCCATTCAAGCCCGAAACATTGGAATTCTGGGTGCCGACAGCATTTTATCAGGATGGCACCATTGATGTGGTATTTGATAGAATCTCGGGCTCTTTTGCGACTGCTGGACCAATCTATATCTATCGCTATGAATATGAAGAAGGTGAAGGTGGTGGTCCAATGGCACAGGAATCCCATACGCTGAACAATCCCGGTCTTGCAATCTTTCCTAATCCCTTCAGAGACAAATTGAATATTAGATACACGATATCAGATGTAGGGCAAGGCTTCAGCCTTGCAATAAAAATCTACGATGTCACTGGAAGGTTGATAAAGCAATACAACAATCCATCTGAAAGAATCATCTGGAATGGCAGAGATGAATATGGTAGAAAGGTTGCGCCGGGTGTATACTTCCTGCGGATTGAGAATACCGGTTCAAATCAATCATACTGTCAGAAAATCCTTAAGTTAGAATAA